From the genome of Candidatus Electrothrix communis, one region includes:
- a CDS encoding tyrosine-protein phosphatase, with translation MIPNLRDVGKTVNIICGEEIMNEGVLYRGGTVNKLSDESELPDVKTVLNLSTEKDNVFPSKKQLYIPAIDSAGNYLTLNGTVRDWANKVVASICEDGTFPLLLHCTYGKDRTGIITALILLAIGADSPVIIEEYMQTEGLTSDI, from the coding sequence ATGATCCCAAATTTAAGAGATGTAGGTAAAACAGTAAACATCATTTGTGGTGAAGAGATCATGAATGAGGGCGTGCTGTATCGTGGCGGAACGGTGAATAAACTATCTGATGAAAGCGAATTGCCGGATGTGAAAACGGTTCTCAATTTGAGTACTGAAAAAGATAATGTTTTTCCGTCAAAGAAGCAGCTCTATATACCGGCGATCGATTCAGCAGGAAATTATCTTACCTTAAACGGCACGGTGAGAGACTGGGCAAATAAGGTCGTTGCCAGTATCTGTGAAGATGGAACATTCCCGCTGTTACTCCATTGTACCTACGGTAAGGACAGAACAGGTATCATTACCGCTCTTATCCTCTTGGCCATAGGGGCAGATTCTCCTGTGATAATTGAGGAGTATATGCAGACTGAGGGCCTGACATCTGACATCTGA
- a CDS encoding omptin family outer membrane protease: MKQSAQKKAIRKMRELGLAVGMISTGMLVAQVQAADFADPYYASIINLSFGLEEMSGDMTSSIGGEINHANGQNERTFFPISELEWPMDIVLARFDASLTLNPMWRINGILKTAVDDPDETMIDRDRFSPGGPADIYSESSISQFEAFILDIDFEWTYLQQGQWSLYAGVGYLYQDFEYEGNLIMQYSPTGIAGYNYVGNGSTGITYENTFSMVYFLLGADMQLTPQFDLSGKFSVAPLASSEDELHHLYYNKVSAGDMDGAAYMFEVSCNFQFSPWWFVKSGVQFTTISVDGDQYQVLGGEPLGQIDQEVESNQSSAYITMGYSF; this comes from the coding sequence ATGAAACAGTCAGCACAAAAAAAGGCGATACGCAAGATGCGAGAACTTGGATTGGCAGTCGGAATGATCAGTACCGGTATGCTGGTTGCGCAGGTTCAGGCTGCTGACTTCGCCGACCCCTACTATGCAAGTATAATTAACCTGTCCTTTGGGTTGGAAGAAATGAGCGGTGATATGACTTCTTCCATCGGCGGTGAGATTAATCATGCCAATGGGCAAAATGAAAGGACGTTTTTTCCTATCAGCGAGCTTGAGTGGCCGATGGATATCGTGCTGGCCCGATTCGACGCTTCTCTGACCCTGAATCCCATGTGGCGCATAAACGGTATTTTGAAAACAGCGGTTGATGATCCCGATGAGACGATGATTGACCGTGATCGGTTTTCTCCGGGGGGGCCAGCGGATATCTATTCGGAAAGCAGTATCTCTCAATTTGAAGCATTTATTTTGGATATAGATTTTGAGTGGACCTACCTTCAGCAAGGACAGTGGAGCCTCTATGCTGGTGTTGGCTATCTGTACCAGGATTTTGAGTACGAGGGAAACCTGATCATGCAGTACTCTCCCACGGGTATTGCGGGATATAATTATGTCGGCAACGGATCGACCGGCATTACCTATGAAAATACCTTTTCCATGGTCTATTTTCTGCTGGGCGCAGATATGCAGTTAACCCCCCAGTTTGATCTCTCAGGAAAGTTCTCTGTGGCACCTTTAGCCTCTTCCGAGGATGAGCTGCATCATCTTTACTATAATAAGGTGTCTGCCGGAGATATGGACGGTGCTGCCTATATGTTTGAGGTGAGTTGTAATTTTCAGTTCTCTCCTTGGTGGTTCGTGAAATCGGGTGTACAGTTTACCACCATTTCTGTTGACGGAGATCAGTACCAGGTGCTTGGTGGAGAGCCGTTGGGGCAGATTGATCAGGAGGTTGAAAGTAACCAGTCTTCAGCATATATAACTATGGGGTATTCATTTTAA
- a CDS encoding MBOAT family O-acyltransferase → MIFNSFTFFLFFIFVFLCYLPLRHRWQNRFLLAASCFFYGAWDYRFLLLLLLTVVVDYSASRLIYSSGEEKRRKRILLFSVLVNLGVLCYFKYANFFLENALLLLNNIGIQVDSISLQIILPVGISFYTFQSMSYTIDVFRGRVAPASNIMDYALYVSFFPQLVAGPIERSTHLLPQILSPRSVSFEKIQTGFYYIACGLFLKIFQPVRLAIF, encoded by the coding sequence ATGATTTTTAATAGCTTTACCTTCTTTCTTTTCTTTATTTTCGTCTTTCTCTGCTATCTCCCGCTCAGGCATAGATGGCAAAATCGTTTCTTGTTGGCGGCCAGCTGTTTTTTTTATGGAGCCTGGGATTACCGCTTTTTGCTCCTCCTTCTGTTGACAGTTGTTGTTGATTACTCAGCATCAAGGTTGATTTATTCGAGTGGGGAAGAGAAAAGGAGAAAACGCATCCTGCTGTTCAGCGTTTTGGTCAATCTCGGTGTTCTCTGTTATTTTAAATACGCTAATTTTTTCCTTGAAAACGCCTTGCTGCTGCTGAACAATATCGGGATTCAGGTCGATTCGATATCGTTGCAGATTATTTTGCCTGTAGGAATCTCTTTCTACACATTTCAATCCATGAGCTATACCATTGATGTTTTTCGAGGTAGAGTCGCTCCTGCCTCAAACATAATGGATTATGCCCTCTATGTTTCTTTTTTCCCCCAGCTGGTTGCCGGGCCGATAGAACGGAGTACCCATCTGCTGCCGCAAATTCTTTCTCCAAGAAGCGTTTCTTTTGAAAAGATTCAAACCGGCTTTTACTATATTGCGTGCGGTCTGTTTCTTAAAATTTTTCAACCTGTGCGGTTAGCCATTTTTTAG
- the galE gene encoding UDP-glucose 4-epimerase GalE — MHIIVTGGAGYIGTHTCLELLNSGHEVTVIDNFCNSGREGLRRVEKLTGKTLNFFQVDLLDADALDTVFRQNADATAVIHFAGLKAVGESVDKPLLYYHNNLTGTIHLCQSMQRHEIKNMVFSSSATVYGDPAFVPITEDFPLLACTNPYGRTKAMIEDILRDLHVADGEWNISLLRYFNPVGAHESGEIGEDPNGIPNNLMPYISQVAVGKLDQLSVFGDDYSTPDGTGVRDYIHVVDLAKGHLCALEKLAEKPGVVTYNLGTGQGYSVLEMIKALEKASGRKVPYIITPRRHGDIAQCYADPSLAARELGWKAELGLDAMCVDTWNWQSKNPDGYAG, encoded by the coding sequence ATGCATATTATTGTTACCGGCGGAGCCGGCTATATCGGCACTCACACCTGTCTAGAACTGCTCAACAGCGGTCATGAAGTAACCGTTATTGATAATTTCTGCAACTCGGGCCGGGAAGGCTTACGGCGGGTGGAGAAACTCACCGGTAAAACGCTTAATTTTTTTCAGGTTGATCTGCTTGATGCCGATGCTCTGGACACGGTGTTCCGCCAGAATGCCGATGCCACAGCGGTCATTCATTTTGCCGGACTCAAAGCCGTGGGTGAATCCGTGGATAAACCCCTGCTCTACTACCACAATAACCTCACCGGCACTATTCATCTCTGCCAAAGTATGCAGCGGCACGAGATCAAAAATATGGTCTTCAGCTCTTCAGCTACTGTGTACGGAGACCCGGCTTTTGTGCCCATAACAGAGGATTTTCCTCTGCTCGCCTGCACCAATCCCTACGGTCGAACCAAGGCTATGATTGAAGATATCCTCCGTGACCTGCATGTTGCAGATGGAGAATGGAATATCAGCCTGCTGCGTTATTTTAACCCGGTAGGAGCCCATGAAAGTGGTGAGATCGGTGAAGATCCCAACGGTATTCCCAATAATCTGATGCCCTATATCTCCCAGGTGGCGGTGGGCAAACTGGACCAACTTTCTGTTTTCGGAGATGATTACTCCACACCGGACGGAACCGGCGTCCGCGACTATATCCATGTGGTTGATCTGGCCAAGGGCCATCTCTGCGCCTTGGAAAAGTTGGCGGAAAAGCCGGGCGTGGTCACCTATAATTTGGGGACCGGTCAAGGCTATTCTGTGCTGGAGATGATCAAGGCTCTTGAAAAGGCATCCGGGAGAAAGGTTCCCTATATTATTACTCCTCGTCGTCACGGTGATATAGCCCAATGTTATGCCGACCCCTCTCTTGCCGCCCGAGAGTTAGGCTGGAAGGCGGAACTGGGGCTTGATGCGATGTGCGTTGACACCTGGAATTGGCAGTCCAAAAACCCTGACGGGTATGCCGGTTAA
- a CDS encoding MBOAT family O-acyltransferase, with protein sequence MRVVKINLTAQVEIFMADNLARLVNPVFAASDPQTGFCYLLTGYAFAFQIYGDFAGYSWIAKGLGAIFGFEIMDNFNLPYFSKNPQEFWRRWHVSLSSWLRDYLYIPLGGNRNGQVRTVRNLFLTMLLGGLWHGAKMTFVAWGFFHAVLLALHHLVSPSIKGVGPEGKKRSPWFVNLVKTVLFFHLIVISWYFFRANSFEQVLVIFKALLTDFHFDFAGNKLFMQKIFFYISPVLLMQIIRYHTDNQLFIFRLPVPVRALIYSGAFYLVVIFGVTHAHEFIYFQF encoded by the coding sequence GTGAGGGTAGTGAAAATTAATCTAACCGCACAGGTTGAAATTTTTATGGCCGACAATCTTGCTCGCTTGGTTAATCCCGTCTTTGCGGCCAGCGATCCACAGACAGGATTTTGCTACCTCCTGACAGGTTATGCTTTTGCCTTTCAAATCTATGGTGATTTTGCCGGTTACTCCTGGATAGCTAAAGGATTAGGGGCGATATTCGGCTTTGAAATCATGGATAACTTTAACCTCCCCTATTTTTCAAAAAATCCTCAGGAATTTTGGCGGAGATGGCATGTCAGCTTATCCTCTTGGCTACGGGATTATCTGTACATTCCCTTGGGTGGTAATAGGAACGGGCAAGTCCGAACGGTTCGTAATCTTTTTTTGACTATGCTGCTTGGTGGTTTATGGCACGGTGCCAAAATGACTTTTGTCGCCTGGGGCTTTTTTCACGCTGTTTTGCTTGCCCTGCATCATCTGGTCAGTCCAAGCATTAAAGGCGTTGGGCCGGAAGGAAAGAAAAGAAGTCCTTGGTTTGTCAACTTGGTCAAGACGGTTTTGTTTTTTCATCTAATTGTTATCAGCTGGTATTTTTTCCGGGCAAACAGCTTTGAGCAAGTGCTGGTAATATTCAAAGCTCTGCTGACAGACTTTCATTTTGATTTCGCTGGGAACAAACTGTTTATGCAGAAAATATTCTTTTATATTTCACCCGTTCTGCTTATGCAGATTATCCGGTATCATACCGATAACCAGCTCTTTATTTTTAGGCTGCCGGTTCCGGTACGCGCCCTTATCTACAGCGGAGCGTTTTATCTTGTCGTTATATTCGGTGTAACCCATGCTCATGAATTCATTTATTTCCAATTTTAA
- the ispH gene encoding 4-hydroxy-3-methylbut-2-enyl diphosphate reductase: protein MEVILARPRGFCAGVNRAINVVNKALDVYKPPVYVLHEIVHNTHVIRELEEKGAVFVEQLEDIPKGSIAIFSAHGVSKAVKEQANNLGLRTINATCPLVSKVHRRVSRLNKINYDVVVIGHKGHPEVEGTCGHASGSVHVVSSPEEVQRLQVKDPNRVGYVTQTTLSVDDTAKMLTALRGQFPNISEPSRTDICFATSNRQAAVRELSESVDLILVVGSKNSSNSNRLREVAQKKHTPAYLIDHAEEIDPNWLHNTKRIGITAGASAPEYLVTELVSWLLENYEVSTVQKMDGVDETICFQLPPI from the coding sequence ATGGAGGTCATCCTTGCCCGACCGCGCGGATTTTGCGCTGGTGTCAACAGAGCCATCAACGTGGTGAACAAGGCTTTGGACGTCTACAAGCCACCAGTGTATGTCCTGCATGAGATTGTCCACAATACCCATGTTATCAGGGAACTGGAAGAAAAAGGGGCAGTTTTCGTCGAGCAGCTTGAGGATATCCCCAAAGGCTCGATAGCTATTTTCAGTGCTCACGGGGTTTCCAAAGCCGTCAAGGAGCAGGCTAATAATTTGGGCCTTCGGACCATTAACGCAACCTGCCCCTTGGTCTCCAAGGTACATCGTCGCGTTAGCCGCTTAAATAAAATAAATTATGATGTGGTGGTGATCGGCCATAAAGGACATCCAGAGGTTGAAGGCACCTGCGGGCATGCCTCCGGTTCAGTGCATGTGGTCTCCTCACCGGAGGAGGTCCAGCGTCTCCAGGTTAAAGATCCAAATCGGGTCGGTTACGTGACCCAAACCACGCTCAGTGTTGATGATACCGCAAAAATGTTGACGGCACTGCGAGGACAATTCCCAAATATTAGCGAGCCTTCCCGTACAGATATCTGCTTTGCCACCAGTAATCGGCAGGCTGCTGTCCGAGAGCTCAGCGAGTCGGTTGATCTTATCTTGGTTGTCGGCTCAAAGAACAGTTCGAATTCAAACAGGTTGCGTGAGGTTGCGCAAAAAAAACATACCCCGGCTTACCTCATTGATCATGCGGAAGAAATAGATCCGAACTGGCTGCATAATACCAAACGAATAGGAATCACAGCTGGCGCATCGGCACCTGAATACCTTGTCACAGAGCTAGTATCTTGGCTGCTCGAAAACTACGAGGTGTCGACAGTGCAGAAAATGGACGGCGTGGATGAAACAATCTGTTTTCAACTCCCCCCCATATAA
- a CDS encoding DUF493 domain-containing protein: protein MNEKISPQSLKGCKPEIHYPCVWQYKIIGMERKAVQAALSEQLGDAPYSLSESRTSKQGKYISLNLALTVYNEEQRLHLYSALTADPSIKLVL from the coding sequence ATGAACGAAAAAATATCCCCGCAGTCATTGAAAGGCTGCAAGCCGGAAATTCACTATCCTTGTGTTTGGCAATACAAAATCATCGGCATGGAACGAAAAGCTGTGCAAGCAGCTCTTTCCGAACAGCTCGGAGATGCACCCTACTCGCTCTCCGAATCCCGCACCTCCAAGCAAGGAAAATATATCAGCCTCAACCTGGCATTAACCGTGTATAATGAGGAGCAGCGACTCCATTTGTACAGTGCCCTGACAGCCGATCCCTCTATCAAGCTCGTCTTATGA
- the polA gene encoding DNA polymerase I has protein sequence MSQQTELFPAPPKKKEVYLIDGSAYIYRAYHAIKPLSNNSGLPTHAVYGFTTILRRLLREKQPEYLAVAYDTKGPVFRHKISSDYKANRPPMPEDLVPQIPYIHKMVAAYNLLSMSADDLEADDLIASAARLLVEQGCKVVVVSGDKDLLQLVSEDITMWDPMNDRLMDVAAVEEKYGLSPVQLLDYLSLTGDSADNISGVPGVGPKTAQKLLAEYKTLEGLYAQVDSLKKSKMKERLIAHKEDAFLSRDLVRLQDKAEVEADLQAYLVRESDPEALRELLTELEFFTLLKSDVPAAKVATDGFTLVRQRDELERLIEQLGEQLGEQLGEQLQGAGQLVVDTETTSLDPLEAELVGISLCADTKQAWYLPCGHRDTEGDLLPDQLALQDIVELLGPLLTDSSLSKIGHNLKYDYAILAAPQNGGIRLAGPLYDTMLGAWLLEPGRRSYKLDDLCQELDLKLTPFSEVVAGDKAPDAFCRVPPEKAKDYSCEDVYGSLRLFEEQRAELEKQGLWKLFAEVEGPLIQVLAAMEETGILLDKAVLQGLTKEFGERLDVLEQEIYGVAGHAFNINSSQQLAQVLFDELGLPKGRKTKTGYSTDIKVLEKLSHKHELPALIVRFRNLAKLKSTYVDKLQTHISPVTGRVHSSFNQWGTATGRLSSSNPNLQNIPIRSEEGRRIRSAFIARPGSLLLSADYSQIDLRVLAHYSQDAALLEAFRGEGDIHSQTAAEIFQVSLPLITGEMRRVAKSINFGIVYGMSAFGLSEQLGISRKEAQTFIDRYFVHYPGIQQFMDSIMDQARADGYVTTLLGRRRQLPEINVSNANRRQFAERMAINTPIQGTASDIIKLAMIKVHEELIAQKAQAKLLLQIHDELVLEVPEDELESISVMVKEAMESVMALDVPLKVNTEVGGSLDKGE, from the coding sequence ATGAGTCAACAGACAGAGCTGTTCCCTGCTCCCCCGAAAAAGAAAGAAGTCTACCTGATTGATGGCAGCGCCTATATCTACAGGGCCTACCATGCTATCAAACCCCTGAGCAATAACAGCGGGCTGCCCACCCATGCTGTCTATGGTTTTACCACGATCCTGCGTCGACTCCTGCGGGAAAAACAGCCGGAATATCTTGCTGTGGCCTATGACACCAAGGGGCCGGTTTTTCGCCATAAAATTTCATCTGATTACAAGGCCAATCGTCCCCCTATGCCCGAGGATCTCGTTCCCCAGATCCCCTATATCCATAAGATGGTCGCTGCCTATAACCTGCTGAGTATGTCGGCGGATGATCTGGAGGCCGACGACCTGATTGCCTCGGCAGCTCGCCTACTGGTCGAGCAGGGCTGCAAGGTGGTGGTGGTGTCCGGGGATAAGGATCTCTTGCAGCTGGTCTCCGAAGACATCACCATGTGGGATCCTATGAATGATCGGCTCATGGACGTGGCTGCGGTGGAGGAGAAATACGGGCTCAGCCCGGTCCAACTCCTTGATTATCTCTCGCTCACCGGCGATTCGGCAGATAATATCAGCGGTGTGCCGGGAGTAGGGCCCAAGACTGCGCAGAAGCTTCTTGCAGAATACAAGACCTTGGAAGGGCTGTATGCGCAGGTCGACAGTTTGAAAAAGTCCAAGATGAAGGAGCGGCTCATCGCCCATAAGGAGGACGCCTTTCTTTCCCGCGATCTGGTTCGTCTCCAGGATAAGGCCGAGGTTGAGGCTGATCTTCAGGCCTATTTGGTGCGCGAATCTGACCCCGAGGCCCTGCGGGAGCTGCTCACAGAGTTGGAATTTTTCACCCTGCTCAAGTCTGATGTCCCGGCGGCAAAGGTTGCCACTGACGGTTTTACCCTAGTCCGGCAGCGGGACGAGTTGGAGCGGCTTATCGAGCAGCTTGGGGAGCAGCTTGGGGAGCAGCTTGGGGAGCAGCTGCAAGGGGCTGGGCAGCTGGTGGTAGATACAGAGACCACCTCCCTTGATCCCCTGGAAGCAGAACTGGTGGGTATCTCTCTTTGTGCCGACACAAAACAGGCTTGGTATCTACCCTGCGGTCATCGGGATACTGAGGGGGATCTCTTGCCTGATCAGCTGGCTTTGCAGGATATTGTGGAACTGCTCGGGCCCCTGCTCACAGACTCCTCACTTTCTAAGATCGGCCATAACCTCAAGTACGATTATGCCATCCTGGCAGCACCCCAGAACGGCGGCATTCGTTTAGCCGGGCCCCTCTATGATACTATGCTCGGGGCCTGGTTGCTTGAGCCCGGTCGCCGCTCCTATAAACTGGATGACCTCTGTCAGGAACTTGACCTGAAACTCACCCCTTTTAGCGAGGTGGTGGCAGGGGATAAGGCCCCGGATGCCTTTTGTCGGGTACCTCCTGAGAAGGCCAAAGATTACAGCTGCGAGGATGTTTACGGCAGCCTGCGCCTTTTTGAGGAACAGCGAGCCGAGTTGGAAAAGCAGGGACTGTGGAAACTTTTTGCCGAGGTGGAAGGGCCGTTGATCCAGGTGCTGGCCGCAATGGAGGAGACCGGTATCCTGCTGGACAAGGCGGTTCTGCAAGGACTGACCAAAGAGTTCGGCGAGCGGCTGGATGTGCTGGAACAGGAAATCTATGGCGTTGCCGGACATGCCTTTAATATCAACTCGTCGCAGCAGTTGGCCCAGGTACTTTTTGACGAACTCGGTCTCCCCAAAGGCCGCAAAACTAAGACCGGTTATTCCACGGACATCAAGGTGCTGGAAAAGCTCTCCCATAAGCACGAATTGCCCGCCCTGATTGTCCGGTTCCGTAATCTGGCCAAGCTGAAATCCACCTATGTGGATAAATTGCAGACCCATATCAGCCCTGTCACGGGTCGGGTGCATTCCTCCTTTAATCAATGGGGCACGGCAACCGGTCGTCTCAGCTCCAGCAATCCGAACTTGCAGAACATCCCCATCCGCAGCGAGGAAGGCCGCCGCATTCGCTCCGCCTTTATTGCCCGACCGGGCAGCCTGCTGCTGTCAGCGGATTATTCGCAGATCGATCTGCGGGTCTTGGCGCATTACAGCCAGGATGCAGCCTTATTGGAGGCCTTCAGAGGGGAGGGGGATATCCACAGTCAGACCGCTGCTGAGATCTTTCAGGTGTCCCTGCCCCTGATCACCGGGGAGATGCGGCGGGTCGCCAAGAGCATCAACTTCGGTATTGTCTACGGTATGTCCGCCTTCGGGCTGTCAGAGCAGCTCGGTATCAGTCGCAAGGAGGCCCAGACCTTTATTGATCGCTATTTTGTCCATTATCCCGGAATTCAGCAGTTTATGGACAGCATCATGGATCAGGCCCGTGCAGACGGGTATGTCACCACCTTGCTGGGCAGGCGTAGGCAACTACCGGAGATTAATGTGAGCAACGCTAACCGTCGTCAGTTTGCCGAACGCATGGCGATCAATACGCCTATTCAGGGGACGGCCTCGGACATCATCAAGCTGGCTATGATCAAGGTGCATGAGGAGTTGATTGCTCAAAAGGCCCAGGCCAAGCTGCTCTTACAGATTCATGATGAGCTGGTGTTGGAAGTGCCCGAGGATGAGCTGGAGTCGATCTCTGTCATGGTCAAGGAGGCGATGGAGTCGGTTATGGCGCTGGATGTACCGCTGAAGGTCAATACCGAGGTTGGGGGGAGTTTGGATAAGGGTGAGTAG
- a CDS encoding thioredoxin family protein, with product MLDYTEQRRGKGGDSRRYIITSFLLIFFVLISLTLGRDCSAMIDFQWSGDGIAWKGYSEGLAQAKREGKPAIIIFYSESCSACKRYKGILQEQSIIDASASFVMIRVNTRRQPKLSEKYLFDGRYVPRTFAVFPDGKIMHHLYPSKRYKYFVELEPDNLLSLMQKAQAEIKP from the coding sequence ATGCTTGACTATACTGAACAAAGAAGAGGGAAGGGTGGCGACAGTCGCCGATACATCATTACATCGTTTTTGCTTATTTTTTTCGTGTTGATCTCGTTGACGTTAGGGCGCGATTGTTCGGCAATGATCGACTTTCAATGGAGCGGAGACGGGATAGCCTGGAAAGGGTATAGCGAAGGACTGGCGCAGGCCAAGAGAGAGGGCAAACCTGCCATCATTATCTTTTATTCTGAATCCTGCTCTGCGTGTAAACGCTATAAAGGTATCCTTCAGGAACAGAGCATTATTGATGCCTCGGCATCCTTTGTTATGATTCGCGTGAATACACGCCGACAACCAAAACTCAGTGAGAAATATTTATTTGACGGCAGGTATGTGCCGAGAACCTTTGCTGTCTTTCCTGACGGCAAGATCATGCACCATCTGTATCCTTCCAAGCGGTATAAATATTTTGTCGAGCTTGAGCCGGACAATCTGCTGAGTTTGATGCAGAAGGCGCAGGCAGAGATCAAACCTTAA
- a CDS encoding serine acetyltransferase: MSLKDDDSCGCEGHALPSLLEDDCIPSIVTQLAEGFTSRKWSSHIEPVAIPSKEEVVDLVLQAQRIMFPGYFSSTMLNPSSLEYHLGYNLTIFFRNLSRQLNSAIRHDCFRHNQPCSNCNARSHDLAGRFIREMPKIREALESDIQATLEGDPAARNVDEVIFSYPGFFAVFVYRLAHALFTLGIPVLPRILSEYAYHRTAIDIHPGADIGESFFIDHGAGVVVGETCVIGNQVRLYQGVTLGALSLPKGAGKKLRDTKRHPTIEDDVIIYSNATILGGDTVVGARSIVGGNVWLTKSIGPDTKVLLKQPELVYIGKDE; this comes from the coding sequence ATGTCTTTAAAAGACGATGATTCCTGCGGATGTGAAGGGCATGCCTTACCATCCTTGCTGGAGGATGATTGTATTCCTTCCATTGTCACACAGCTGGCAGAGGGATTTACCTCCAGAAAATGGTCAAGCCATATTGAACCGGTCGCCATCCCCTCCAAGGAAGAAGTGGTGGACTTGGTGCTCCAGGCCCAGCGGATTATGTTTCCCGGTTATTTCAGCTCCACCATGCTCAATCCGTCTAGCTTGGAATACCATTTGGGATATAACCTGACGATTTTTTTCAGGAACCTGAGCAGACAGCTGAATTCGGCTATTCGCCATGATTGCTTTCGTCATAATCAGCCCTGTTCTAATTGCAATGCCCGCAGTCATGATTTGGCAGGGCGATTTATCAGGGAGATGCCGAAGATTCGGGAAGCATTGGAGTCGGATATTCAGGCCACGCTTGAAGGCGATCCGGCAGCCCGTAATGTGGATGAGGTGATTTTTAGTTATCCCGGCTTTTTTGCCGTGTTTGTTTATCGTCTAGCCCATGCCCTGTTTACCTTGGGTATTCCTGTTTTACCGAGGATTCTCAGTGAATACGCCTATCATAGGACCGCTATTGATATTCACCCAGGCGCAGATATCGGCGAATCCTTTTTTATCGACCACGGTGCAGGCGTGGTGGTCGGAGAAACCTGTGTTATTGGTAATCAAGTGCGTTTGTATCAGGGGGTGACCCTTGGCGCTCTTTCTCTTCCCAAAGGAGCTGGCAAGAAGCTGAGGGATACCAAGCGCCATCCAACTATTGAGGATGATGTGATTATCTACTCCAATGCCACTATTCTTGGCGGAGATACGGTGGTCGGGGCCCGATCCATAGTGGGGGGGAATGTTTGGTTGACCAAGAGTATCGGCCCGGACACCAAGGTGTTGCTCAAGCAGCCGGAATTGGTCTACATCGGAAAAGACGAGTAA